The genomic stretch ATCAATTTGTTGTTTACACCAACCGCTTTTCCGGCcttctttcatattttttcAGTGGCTTTATGATTGCTCTTTCGTAATcgaattttgtttgctttaagCCGCTTTGTGTGGCTCAGGCGAAATGTGAGCAAAGTTTACGGCTGGCTGGAAAGTCATCTAAAAAGCGGCGGCTCCGAATTCCAAAAGGATTAACGCTTGTTTGCCAAATATTTGCGGCCTGAATTTCGTGTTACACAAGCTAAGTgatgaaaaggaaaagaaatcGCACAGTGGTGTGAAATTTTTGGTAATTACGTTGACAACTAGATTTGATAGATCGGAAAACTATCTGAAGGGATATTATCCAGATATTGAGATGTTTATAAGAATTATTGATGGAAGGAACTCAACCAGAAATCTCTGCTTatttataattcctcttgtCTTAATGAATGGATCCTTTTTTCAAACCGTTGGCACACTGTTCCCTTAAACACTTTTTGAATATCTCAAGCCCTCCTGGCAACCTTCATTCCATGTTCCTTGGTTTTTAAAAAAAGGTCTTATCACTTTCTTATCATTTATCTTTATTATGACCTAAGACCCTCAACAAACACGGCTTCATTTActtttcaacaacaacaaaataataaaataaataaagagaagcaaagaaaagaaaagaaaagaagagagaagCCGAAAACCTCGATGAAAGGCGACTTCCGTGTGCGTAGCCTTTTCCTTCCTCCCTGCTTTGCCATTGTCACTCGAACTTTATATTTGGTTGGGGAAAAAGTCTGAAAAGAAAAGGAGAGCAGAACCTCAGAATGGAGAATCATCCGAAACAAGTTTGTTATTTAGCTTTAGCACCTATCGCCCCTTCACTTTGGGGTATTTACGGTGGAAAAAATCGGATAGGAAGTAGCATAAACGACTTTTGAAGGCAAACACTTCAAAACAGAAAGGCGCAGAGAAAAACTCGTTGTCCCTTTATGAGCAGTCCGATGCTGCTCGGCAGCTCCATCTTTGCTAATTGATTGCCATTAGATGGTTGATTCTATCCTCGCTTTAAGGACCCCCACTCGAATCGAACACATACCAAAGGCAAACAGTTCCCATCAAAAAGGCGGGGAGCAGAGGTCAGAGAAGCAAACAAACCACGAGAGCTACGACTCAATGGCATATAAAAAAGCGATTTTAGGGCTGCTGTCTTTGAGCTGGCTTTGACAAAAGGCCTTCATCCCTTGACCTCATCCATTCGTACCCATCCGTACCCCGTTTTCGCAGATGCCTTTCCACAGAATCTGCTCCTTGGGCCTATGCAAACATATTGAACTTCCGCTTGTGTGGACGGCTTGGACATTGCGTTTTGCACAGACTTTCGAACGGTGGATACTCGTAGTagtggagcggagtggagtggaacgGTCGCCATTGTTTGCACTATTTACTGAGGGCAGGCGAAATATTTATTATGCCATCAAACAAAAGCCATGCCATCCACTCAATGAGCTTCTCTATTCTCGGGAAGGACCTTCACACAAAGGTCCTGGCTGCATCCTTTAATCATAGTCTGATTCTTGCCGTGAGTCCGTTAACTTTGCTGAGTGGAAAAGATGTTCGAATAGAATTAAATTGATCAATTCTGCAAATAAAAGTAGTCCTGtgtaaagaaaataataaaattaaaactgTTCAATGTCTACTGTTGTACCACACGAACTGAACGTTTCAGTAGGGTATTGGAGCTTCACATCCCATCAAATAAACATCGCCTTCGATCTGCACCGACCCAGCCTCAACTTGAGACAAGAGAATAAATACATTTCGAGTGGACTCTTCTTGGTCTAGTTCGTATTTCAAATAGACTGCAGCTGCTTTAATATCTTCAGTGGGGCTATGCCTGTGCTTTGGGCAAAACATTAAAGgttgacaaatatttaaaatatttctttattgttattaaaaaacaaaaaaagtgtgTGTTTCCTCTTCTCTTGCGCTGTTATTAACTGGGGTCTTTGTAATCCAGCATTATATGGGATGTTGGCCATTAGACGTAATTCAATATTCCATTCAAGAACGAAGGAGCCAGCGCACAATGGCTGGGGCAAGTTTGGAAGGCGGACAAAGGCCAACACGAGGCTGCCGATGGACGTCGGCCAGACAATTAGGGCTGCTCCAACATTTGCCAAAGGGATGCGAATTCCAGGCCCCTTATTTCGCTTTCGTTTTTGAGCGTAACTTGAACTCATTTTGGTCCTTTATTCGCCCCTGTGCCGACATAATGGCCACGTTATGGGATATTAACTTTTGACAAGCATATTTTGTGgacatttcttttttttgctgtccAATCGGGCCACTAATAGGCTGGTTTTTTGGATAATCAATCAATACAAGGAAATTTAATGACTTCTTCATGGTGGTCTAGAGTAAAATTTGCTTGCGCATTCAATAACAGAATGCCACTGGATCATCAATCCTTTTCATCTGAAAAGAAATAACACGAATTTAGGACACATTTGTGGCTTTTCCATCAGATTCCACCTGCAGCTGCTCCCAAATCATACCGAAATACAAGCAAACCGAAATGACAGACACTCGTAAGCCCcacaaatgcacaaaaacGCACAGTCTCGATACTCTTCCAGAGAGTATTGTAAATAAGGCTAGGAGTTTGTTACTATATTCTCTTACTAAAGCCCCGACTGCGAATTCCATTTTCGAGTTAAACGATATTCGACACATGGAAGATGCCAAGAATATCGGCAAAATATTAAACACAATAGAATAGTTCGATTCCAAAGGGTAGTTCCAGCCTCGAACTGCAAAATCAAAGCCATTATTTCTAGTCCTCTTTTTGTGTCAATGTGAAAATTTTAATGCAcaaattgcataaattaagcACCAAAGACACAAAAACAATCGGAGCGCGTATAATACAAATGAATTCGATTTGTGAAACAATAAAGCTCAATGACAAGGCTGCCACTGCGGCCGCTGATGGCCAATTATGATGCTGGTTTTGatcacgatgatgatgatgatgaggacaGCGAGGATGTCAAACGAAATAACATCACGTATACGTATGCGCGACGCTGTGCAGTCAATGCAAactactcgtatttatttgcCTACTGCGAACGTGACAAATAATGCACCGAATTTTCAttcagtttcattttcattgccACATTCATTTGGAGTGTGGCAACGGAAGGAGTTGATTTCCACGCATAATACCTCACGTATCTCAATGCGGAAGTTGGCTTCCCACTTGCACCACGATAAACTTTGTCCCATAATCCCCATAGAGACAATGACTGTCTCGAAAGTTGCTTCCATGACATGTATGTAAGTGGCGAAATAGACTcgagtatatttattttattgtactccagaaacagaaactcgGCAAACTGGTGATGAGAGTTGCCAAATTATTGTCATTAGTTTTCTGAATGAGCGAGGATGAGCTTGTTGGGTCAGAATGGCCCAAAGAGATGTCTGTTTCCTGTTTCTTGTGGCCTTAGCCAGTTAATTAGACAATTTCCCAATGGCTTGGGACGGCCTGCTACGCCTGCTTCTCTAGTGGGTTTTTCGGGGTAAAGTTTTCCCGTCTAATGTCAAACATCAACAACTGGCGATGGAGGTGATTTCTGTTTCTACTTTTATGAGGCTTTAATGAACATCTATGGAACCCCACTTCTGGCTGTTGGTAGGCTTTGTGAGGTTCGGAAATTGCGAAATTTAAAGAGGCAAAACTTAAGAAAGCAAAATCTTAGATCAATTCTGACTTCACTGACTCGTACATCCGAAAGCTTTTCTCATTAACTTCTTTCCGTTAGAAAAATTCACTAAACAAAAACGTAAGCCTCGCTCGTCAGGTTTTTACTGTCAACACAATTTCCCGCTTATCCGCCAGAATGACATGCGAAAGGATGCACAGTGTCCTGTCATTTCATGGCTGTCTGAACTTGAAAGTGGTTCCgattcgctctctctctctctccgtctctatCCCTTTATTTGTGGAAGTCTACGCAcagtttaattttaatttggaGTTATGAAAAGAGCAAGAGTGCGTTCAAATTGATTTGCACGCCTCCGTGGCCCCGAGCTGCAGGCTCAGGGCCGTTAATCACTTCGTTAATTAATTGGTAAATTGTGTTTGTAGCGTAAATTATGTCACCGTcgtgcggcagcaacaaccagaagcaacaaaaagaaaataacaaaaaaagcaGGCTTTTATATGAGTGTGTTAATACGTAATGAAATAAAAGATTAAATGGGATTTGATGTGACTGATTTTACAAGGGGTTTTGTGGGTTCAAATGGGGGATTATCAAgattcatttttatttgctaCTCATTTTGCGAAAACCATTTACTTTGACTCAATTAATCCACTACAGTAGTAGGTACTTGTACAATCAAGCCAATTGACGCGACATAGAACCGTTATAGAGTCATAGAGTAttgcttttctttatttaGCTACTACTCGATTATTCAACTCAgatattaaatatatgttGTTCTCTACAATATGTATGTTCTCTAAAGGATCCCAAGGACAGGAACAGTTTCTGTGACAAGGGGAATTATGTCTTCAATCAGCCTGTCTACCCATTTGTCACGCACTCAAGGAGCCCAGCTATCAATTACCTTCGTTTTCAGGCATGTTTTTGTGCTATCCAGAAAGATTGGCAACAGAAAGATTTCCACTATCGTTTGCGAAGGGACCCGCCTGGATGGTTGGCAATCAATGcttaacaaatatttttcttacATGCCTCATACGTACGAGGAGGAGACAGACAACAAAGGCTCCCCTCAGTATATTGGTCAAACGGCAATTTTCCTCAATTAACTGCAATTATTAGGCAAAGCAATAGACTGAGGGAGAGCGGAGATGGGTACTCAGAGAGTCTGCCTGTTTCACTTGACTGCACTTAATTAGTCATTGGCAAATGATGCTGCAATACTCAATAAATGATGGACTGATTGTACTGCGCTCAAGGACAGATCTCCAATTAAAAGTGTCGCCTATTCGcgcaattaaatttcaattaaagtgAATCTGTTTTTGGACAAAAGCCGCACCCACCACTCGCTTTTCGGAGTGGGAGCTGGGCGTGGCTGGAGCAGAGGGAGTAGGCCACGGAAGCGTCACAATTACATAAGTAAACAGGCACTTTCAGGCTTCTAGCTCTCGGAACAATGTGTTACAATTTAGCATCGCCTTTGAGCTACGTCCTCTCAGGCTCGCATCCTCGTGCCACGCCCGTGGGCGTAATAAACACTTGACCCATAAAACTCACAAGTGTGTAAACCCCATTTCCCCTCTTCTGAGCTCTCCTCACGTGCTTCCCCGAGTGCAATGAAGTCCAAGTGAAGTGCGCACGTGTGTGTGGGAGTATTTGGACAagaggaatgggaatgggggtTGGATGTTGGCGAAGGAGCTTGGACTATGCTAATATGGCCATTTGTTTTGGTCTGCTTCTGCAGACGACGATGATGGGAGTTGTCGGAGTAGTAGGATGTAGGTCCTCTGTGACTAGCGATGAGCTTGGGAGCCCAGCTACTTGCTTTGTAGTTTGTGCACCTCATTTTAAGCGTACGCTTAACTTTGccattttgcaattaaaatacTGAATCCAAACGAGTTTCTCGCCATTCCCGCTTCTGCAACCAATCTCGAACGGAACGTCGTGTAAAATGTTTTctcatttattttcaatttcattaaaCTTTGTGCCtggccatttgccatttgcccgATGTCACCGTCACCGAGCAGGCACCGGCCAATGTGCAGTGGGCACCGTTGCAATTGcaagcagcaaaacaaaacttaTAATTGGTTTCAGTGCTTATTTATGCCGCATTTCTTTCAAAACGAATACCCTTTACCTCCAAAGAATGGACCAATCGGATATGTCCAGCGATTCGCAAACATGCACCATAAGCAGCTCAGCCAATTCTAGGTTGAATGTGAGTTTGCAGAGGTAGGGATCCAGGGTACTCCTTGATATAAAAGCACCCCTCAAATAATATCAAATCCTAGCAAGTGTATTCAGTATTCATCGTTGGCCCTACCCAACATTGTTTCATTCTCTCCGTCGACCCACTAAATGCAATTACAGCATAAATCTCTGTCATTAGACTTTGTTTGTTGGGCCGCAGCCTTCGGAGCTTACCTAACACCCCGTCCAGGTGTAGAGTTGAGGTCAACAGCGACTCTAGTAAGTCCTCCACCCGAGCGATGTGGTAACTGCGGCATACGCAGCGTATGAGTTATGTTTACTTACGCCCTGTACAAAAGTTGCACACAATgcacaatttttaataaaaaaaagtaccgACAATAATTTAAGAGCTAAGCGTAGTACAATGGCAAGCGGCTTGAGAGGACGGGAACAAAACCGCAAAGGATTTGCGCTTTTTAGAATTTCACGCACGATCCCTTCCTAAAACATGTCACTCGATGTTTTATTAACTCAACGCTGgctccgtctctgtctgtggGCCACTCGAAACATGGCACGAAATCTCAGCTGTCAATACTTGCGGATATTAATCAGAGAAGCCCCACAGGCAGCTAGGAATAAGAGTATGCATAGCATTACGGGCATGGATGTGTATTAAACTCATGGGAGGCATATTAAAAAGGGAAAGAAGTGTCCCAGTCCTAGCAGaatccacacacactcgcgcaCAGAGAGAACACATCAGTCCCATCACGACCAGACGACAATGGAAGAAGAATGCTTTATTGACAGGTGTCGATTAAGAAtttagcatttttttttttgtcttgcGCAGTACATATAAAAAATTTATTACACGCACGAAAACACCCAAACGTGTCACATTTGccccagcaggcagcagggacCCCTCGGATTGGCACTTGGAAGTGCGCTTATGTCGTGACATGTAAAATAAATCAACCATAGCGTACCCCGCATTTCAGACGCAGCTGAAAATCGAAAGAATCGCTGAAAAGTTCTTGCGGTTTTGTCGCCTGGAGAGAAAAGCAGCTGGAGTCCGCATACTCGTGTTTGGTAATAGATGAGTCCTTGGTGACGCTTAAATATAACAGCGATTGAACTTTCATTGGAGGTCCTTTTTAGAATTTAGCCAGATATTATTAGACTACAACAGGTAATCATAgcgatatatttttttcattttaaagGATTTCTAAGTTCCTAAGTTCAGATAATACTTAGTGTATCACtctgcaaaaaataaaacaatgaTATTTGAATAGATTTGTTGGAGCTTCTGCAATCATAAGGCTGTGGGTGTGGTTACAAGTTTTGGTTGCTTTAGTTTAATTTCGTTATTTAGATGGGATGATTTTCTTgcttacttgttttttgtttggtccGTGGCTGTGCCAAGAAATAAGTGCAAGCATGTAATGTTGGTATACTCAAACATTTTGCATACTTACCTTAGTTTAATCCAAAATGTAACTACATTTCTGTACTTTGTGTAACttcataaaaatgaaaatttacaGCGTATATCCTTTATGCTCATATGCttaccagcagcaacaacaacaacaatcgttTCTGAAGCAACAAGGAACTGCGATAAACGTGGCTCTGCTcgtttcccttttcccttcATTGCATCAACTTTTGTGGCTTCTGTTCCTGGGATGGGGATGCTGATGGGATGCTGGCTGGCACTCGTAACATCTCATAGGGGCAGGgcctggtgctggggctggggctggggctgagccATGCTACCCAGTGCAAACTTTGTTGCATCACAATGCCAAGAGCGGCAGAAGGGTTGAAGTTGAAGCTGAATGCTGATTAGGTGTTGAGCGATTACGTGAAATGTTTACGCATTTGCTGAAATGGGCTAAGCGAGGTGCCGGCGAAACTGGCTAAGAAGCTTGTGTACGTTCCCTTCTAGGAGTATGAAGTTCATGCATCCCAACATTTCTCGATTAGATAcgaaaagtggaaaattatTTCAACAATTCAAATGTAGTCAATGAAGGGAATTTCGATATGAAAGATCGTCCCatcgaaaagaaaataaagtaaataagTTAATATTATTCATAATATTTTACTTCATAAAGattatatgaaatataataCAGAAAGTTTCTACTTATTTCACGTTCCCCTTGAACTTAGTTCGggtgtgatttttattaaaacttaattaaagTATTTCTCAGTAGTTCGGCAAACGAAAACGAAGCGAAGAAGTGCAGAATCAAAGAGATTTATTTACCAAGcgtaaatttattttcatttcccCCACTTAATGACTTTATGCTGGCGGAGGCACCATTTTCCATCCTGACTCAGGCAACGGAGAAGACATAACATATGTCGCCTCCCCCTCCCGAGCACTTCTCAAGGTCTCCTCTCACGTTTGCTATTCAATCTGCTGcatacagcaacaaaagctcCTTGGGGCTGTCTCTTAAATAAAGGTGCCAAGACTTCACTTTCtcccaacaaaaaacaacgaaaaactGGAAGAAAGCTCCACATAGTCGTACAACTGGAGGGTATAAACAGGGACACGGAAGGAGCAGGCAGGCAACTTCTTGACTTGCTCCGTttcaggagcaggagcaggagcagcaacaacaagttgTATAATTTCCCCTTCTTTACATTACAATTTTGTTCAAGTTTcgttaaatgcattttctcgCTACCCTTTTACATCCTCCATCCGCCTTGCTTCCTGCCTGCAAACGAAACAGAACCAACAAGTTCGTATAAATATCTTTAGCCCCCGACGCGAGGCACGTATGAGGCGAAAGATACTTAAGAAGCATGTAATGCGACTACTGTACTACCCAAAGCCCTCATTCGCGCACATTCTTACTATGGCCCTAGCCCTAGCCATCTCCATCATTCTCTCGAGCACcccactctggctctggcaaatgcaattttcaccTCGCATTGTCTGCTGCGTGCTGTGTAATTATTTTCCCTCCCActcgactgccactgccactacacAAAATTGCAGAAGAAACATTTTGGGCTGCTCGCTTCTTCGATTTGTGTGCGAGTGTTGCCTATCGCATTGGGTTTATTCTTAATTAATTTGCCTAGAGTCGGAAATAAAGTAAACATGAAATGAACTTCAGTGTGTTTCGGATTCCGAGAATAATTCACTTTCGAGCATCTCAGAGCTTTGTTGTAAGGAAAAAAAGACGCAAATGATATTGGAATAGCATAATCCCTTTATGTTCTCATTGCCTTTTTATTGTGGGTGCACGAAAATTATAAATCTTAAAGAATTTGAACACAGAATCGATAAGATATATCGCGGTAACTTTTTTTTACGTATTTGAGattattattttctgttttttcggATTTAGGTTTCcaatatgtaaatattgtaaaGTTAAAATGAACGCTTTAGCTTTTGTTATCATTTAATAATCGGCTTCATTGATTTTATTTCAGAAATTGTAATTGCGGTTGATTTCTTGCTGTAATTCCTCAGCAATCTGGGCCAATCTAAGCTCACTTTACCACGTCTTACCAACGCCAAAGACCCTTTTCCAGAGCCACAAAATTTCTCTAAAGTATAAaaacgagaaacgagaaacgagAATCGAGAATCGAGAGATGGCCGGCACAATTCAACTCGTCAGCCGTTGTTGTTCGCTTTCAGCTTTATTCTCCCACATGCTTCAGGTGGCAATGAATTTTTGGTGCGTGTCTTGATTGTAAATTGGAgcataaaaattgttttacaAACTCGCTCGACCTCCGCTGcgctcgtctcgtctcgtctcggcTTTCCTCTGCCCAGTTGCCATACAAATGCAGCCACGCATATGCTCAtacatcatacatacatatatattgtgtgttaaaaatgcatttatattgttttatatataagaaatatatatgtacatcaatgtacatacatatgtacatatacatatatgtacttgtgtatttgcttgtttgttttgggATGTATCCATGAACATTTATTTGTAGCAACTGAAAAATAAATGAGGATTGCGGCTGCATTTGCAGTCGCCGTCGCCCtcgccgtctccgtctccgtcgcATCGTCCCTCTGCCATTTCTTGTATAATGACATTGACATGCCGCAAGCGGCTGGCACACTTTTAGGCGACACTATTTAAAGTCCTTTAAATCGCATGTCATTAGTGGAAAGTGAGTAACTACTTGGAGGCAACCCGTCGAGAGTGACAGTCCTTCTTGAGCCGCATCATCTTCGGTGAAAGGTTGTTCTTCTGGCTGTCTGTGGGGTCTTTGAGGTTTTGTCGGGCATCTGAGTTTTAATGAGGACCGCGAAGTGATATTCAAcgcattttaataatttattattcttTGAAAGAAAATTCCTTGATATCGGCTGGAAGGATTGCGGTCAAGGTCTAGGGGTATAGCTTATTGTTTACCGAAGGGACTTATGTATAACATATAGTATACAAATTTTGCATATTAACATTGCCTGTTTCATGCCACAAACTTGAGTAGCGTTACGATTCTAGGCaaattatacaatttatttccgcaAATGCTTCAACAAAGTGTGACTAACTCGATTTGTGGTACTTGCTGATATTCGTTTTCGCTGTAGAGAGGAGTATTCAAAGCGCTTTTACCATGCTGAAGTTTCTTTGGTAAGTCACAAGATGTAAAACCTCAACCTGCCATTTATCCGATGACAATTCTCGCTCAAGTGCACTCTTGGTGGTTGGCCGAACTCTAAGCAAGGAGCATAGGCTATCCTTTGACGGTCAGTGTCCGAAATTTATGCCCCTAACCAATGAGCTTTCCAAAGAGACGGcggtaaattaaattaaatatatttaatacaaaaaaaatcgATACCTTTATCAGTATTCATTCGCACAAAGTTCACTGGAAGCTGGTTTCTGTACGCAGTTCACCCAAACTATCTCCAAGAAAAGTGCGTAAAACGTACTTTTCAGGGCTATAGCATTTGGTCGCAGATTGGAATAACAGATAACGATAATTTCATAGTGCAATATTATTGCTATCAGGATAAAAATCGGTCCAACAAACTTCAGCATATGAGTAAGTACTATCCCATCCAAcgttttgggtttgggtttcgaAAAATATTCAACATTGAAAAATATTCCAGGGTCAATCAGCATTTTTGTCAAGGAACGTGAGCCCACGGCGGAAACCATAGCATCGATTTCGAATGCACTGAAGAGGAATTTTAAGTTCCCGCTGAGACTACTCAACTACACCGATAATTCTTTTTGTACAGAATTCGAGTATATAGACGCACAATACAGAGTTTGAACCTTGGAGGGCTGTGCAAAAATAAACCTTAAGTAAAACTAGTTATACCTTCATTTCTTGAAGCATTGTTGATCAACTTTGAACTCTCGCAGCTCTCGAAACTAAAGGAAAGTTCAATTTACTTATCAGTGAACAAAGGCCAACATTTGGTATCAAAGTCACTAAGCGAATCTTTACGCTTATTTACATTCATTCCAATGGCGGACAAAACAGGGAATGAATTCGAGTCAAATTTGATTCGCTCTCCGCACATAATTCATGCTTGAGGCAATTTGAATGTCCAAATAAGCACAAATGCCACAAGTTTTCTCCAGCCCCACTCCAACCTCCTCTGACTTTTATTGACTGACTTGGCTCGTACCCGGCTGGGCTTGGTCCGTGGTCTGGGGGTCTGGGGGTCTGGGGTCGGGTTTGCTGattttgattataaattaaataagtGCCATGACAGCGGCAAGCAATGAGCCCacaagggggtgggggggaataATTTGTCCAGCCTGTTTTGAAGGTTGTCTGCCGGGATCTGTGTTCCCCTCTAACCAGCGGCGACTTTTCTGTTTTCGATTCCAGTTCGACGTTCTGTTTGAGTTGCGGGTTGACTGgagaaatcaataaattattgAACTTGGCCCACCGGGCCCACTCGAGCAGGTATTAATTTAATCTTGAATCTGTAAACGACTCACTCTGCGCTGGCCGtcgtggcgtatgcgtaatcgAGATATAATCAATGCATTGAACTCTCGAACAGAAAAAACTGTGCATAGATATGCCAATGATATGGCTTCTGCTCGAGTATTCTCCCGGGCATTTTCTCTCACTTCTCTCTGTTGTGCTCTTTGCAACGTACTTTTCtccttttcattttatttttgcatgtCTGAGACGTGTCTTCGGTATTGGGTTCACTCTTGCCTTGATTTAAATTTCTAAGAAGGTCTGACGAAACTGCACTATGGGAAACTCAGTGACGAAGCAAAAAAGTACTCGTACTATCGATTAGAAGTAGAAGGTGAACATTTTAAAGATGATCtgattttcattattatttaaatgggCACAAAATAAATTCACATATCCCGAGATGATTTAATAATCCTTTGACCttgaaaattatacaaattttggtTAATGTAATGAATCTTGAATCCACTTAGTGTaacatataaaattaacataattttATTCCGATCAAAACTTGTAGTTATTCCATTTTATCTATATATTTAGTGCGGCTTAATCGATCTTACAAAGCACTGATTGTCTCTGAGCGTTGCATAACTAATTTCCAATCACGTTTAACAATTCAAATTCTGAAGAAAAGTCACCATTTTTCTTTGGCATAGACTTTTCATATATTTAAGGTACATTGAAACCCTAGTAACTATCGATTCTCCTTCCTGTCCTATTACGAATTATTGCGATTACTCGTACTAAATAGAGATTCCCCATTTATTTGCTACAGTTCCCACTCTCCACATCTTACCCATGTTATCCACTGTCCTTCGATTTTTTCTGGTTCCATTGAAAGTGCTTGGTGCTGGGCACGTTTTACTATCCCTGGGATATTTGGAGCAACCATGTCTAGCCTGGCTTATAGCAGTTCAATGCTTTTAGTTTGATATGGGTTTAATTTGCCTGCTGCATTTCCAGAGATTGGTTACCCTTAAGATTGAGCCCCcgtcccattcccattccccgtAGAACTACAGCGTGGCCATGACACCCAGTCAGGTTCGGCCATACTGACGGCCATCCCCTGTCGTGTCCACTGTCTTCTATCCTGTGGGGTGGCCGGTTGGCACACCTCGGCACACGCTTATTAGTTGCCCAACCAGGCTTTGCGTATTAGTGTCAGCTCCAATGCTGTGGCATTTATGTTGCGGCCAGCCAGGGACCATAACTGAAGGTGGAATCCGCTTTGCCCTGCCGTCagccaccaggcaccagctccgcCACCAGGCTCCGCCAATTCCCCTGTCAGTCGCAGGATGTACTGAAGGTTCCGGCTTGCTCGGACCCTACCTCTCGTAAATGTTAAATGATGCATATTTCATGAGACTTACATGCTTTGGTTGGATTGCGTTGCGTGGGGGGAGTGTGCTGTGCTGGTGGTAAAAATTGCAACGGACAAAATCACTcaaggaaaacacacacaacaacaattgaAAATGTCCTTTAAGAGATTGATGTTGAAATgttaaattgattttgatgGACTGTGCATGAGTTTGTCAGTTCGGAGTTCATTCTGTGGGTCTCTATTTCTGGGCTTTAATGCCTGGACAATACAATT from Drosophila pseudoobscura strain MV-25-SWS-2005 chromosome 4, UCI_Dpse_MV25, whole genome shotgun sequence encodes the following:
- the LOC26534407 gene encoding uncharacterized protein; amino-acid sequence: MLKFLCALLVVGRTLSKEHRLSFDGQCPKFMPLTNELSKETAFTGSWFLYAVHPNYLQEKCVKRTFQGYSIWSQIGITDNDNFIVQYYCYQDKNRSNKLQHMRSISIFVKEREPTAETIASISNALKRNFKFPLRLLNYTDNSFCTEFEYIDAQYRV